A genomic window from Solanum stenotomum isolate F172 chromosome 10, ASM1918654v1, whole genome shotgun sequence includes:
- the LOC125842295 gene encoding cytochrome P450 72A397-like has translation MTNLVVFLSLLVLFPLLILSYFLVKISYSIFIKPKLLEKLLKRQGFKGTHYKLLLGDLKDVGNQMEEAWSKPISLTHDIVSRVDPFTHYMVQKYGKISLSWLGTSPRLIIMDPTLIKEVLLNKQGQFQLPPLNPLVLILTKGLTTLQGEKWAMHRKIMNPAFHLDKLKGMIPTIAESCTFTIEKWMKTISPEGTSEIDIWPEFQQLTGDIISRTAFGSSFEDGKKILELQKELQQLVIEAMGMLYIPGFRFVPTKKNRRRKDLDRRITSMLKTIVDTKENMIRTGETRGDDLLGLLLQFNNENNSVNNSQMTKEDIIEECKQFYLAGHETTSSLLTWTLIVLAIHQDWQEKAREEVLQVVREKNPDAEEISRLKIVTMILNEVLRLYPPVIALYKRAYKECRIGDLSIPAGVDLTLPIMLINRDIELWGDDADEFKPERFAEGISHACKDPTQMAFMPFGWGPRTCIGQNFSMIEAKIALSMILKQFSFKLSPTYAHAPYTVMTLQPQHGAHIMFHSLN, from the exons ATGACAAATCTAGTAGTATTCCTTTCTCTGTTAGTACTGTTTCCCTTGCTTATATTAAGCTATTTTCTTGTCAAAATTTCCTACTCCATCTTCATAAAACCAAAATTGCTGGAAAAGCTCTTGAAGCGGCAAGGATTCAAAGGAACTCATTACAAGTTGTTGCTTGGAGACCTCAAAGATGTTGGCAATCAAATGGAAGAGGCATGGTCCAAACCAATTAGCTTAACCCACGATATTGTGTCGCGTGTTGATCCCTTCACTCATTATATGGTCCAAAAATATG GGAAGATATCTCTGAGTTGGCTTGGGACGTCACCAAGATTGATCATCATGGATCCAACACTGATAAAAGAAGTGCTCTTAAACAAGCAAGGCCAATTTCAGTTACCACCATTGAACCCCCTTGTGTTGATTCTTACTAAAGGATTGACAACTCTACAAGGTGAAAAATGGGCTATGCACAGAAAGATAATGAATCCTGCTTTCCACTTGGACAAATTGAAG GGAATGATCCCAACAATTGCAGAAAGTTGCACGTTTACGATAGAGAAGTGGATGAAAACAATTAGCCCTGAGGGGACTTCAGAAATAGATATATGGCCTGAATTTCAACAACTTACCGGTGATATCATTTCAAGAACAGCATTTGGAAGTAGCTTCGAAGATGGAAAGAAGATCCTAGAACTACAAAAAGAACTACAACAACTTGTGATTGAGGCTATGGGAATGTTATATATTCCTGGCTTTAG ATTTGTTCCAACGAAAAAGAATCGAAGAAGAAAGGACTTGGATAGAAGGATCACTTCAATGCTTAAAACAATTGTGGACACAAAGGAGAACATGATCAGAACAGGGGAAACAAGGGGAGATGACTTACTTGGCCTGCTGTTGCAATTTAACAATGAGAATAATTCAGTAAATAATAGTCAGATGACAAAGGAGGACATAATAGAAGAATGCAAACAGTTTTACCTTGCCGGTCATGAAACAACATCGAGCTTGTTGACATGGACTCTCATTGTGTTGGCTATTCATCAGGATTGGCAAGAAAAGGCAAGGGAAGAAGTTCTACAAGTTGTCAGGGAGAAGAATCCTGATGCTGAAGAAATAAGTCGCCTCAAAATT GTAACTATGATACTTAATGAAGTGCTTCGGCTATATCCACCAGTGATTGCCTTGTACAAACGCGCTTACAAAGAATGTAGAATAGGAGATCTCTCTATTCCAGCAGGAGTGGATCTGACACTACCTATAATGCTAATTAATCGCGACATTGAGCTATGGGGTGACGATGCAGATGAATTTAAACCAGAGAGGTTTGCGGAAGGAATTTCACATGCTTGCAAAGATCCAACACAGATGGCATTCATGCCATTTGGATGGGGACCAAGGACTTGTATTGGCCAAAATTTCTCCATGATAGAAGCAAAGATTGCACTGTCTATGATACTAAAGCAGTTCTCCTTTAAGCTCTCACCAACTTATGCTCATGCTCCTTACACTGTTATGACTCTTCAACCCCAACATGGAGCTCACATCATGTTTCACTCACTTAACTAG
- the LOC125842303 gene encoding stress-response A/B barrel domain-containing protein UP3, producing MMLGVKTSGTALACSHFLSPRAFPPTAVTLRHLNPYCSYRSIKMSAEQIVEHVVLFKAKPDADPSKLAAMVNNLNSLTSLNQVVHLSSGPLIRDRSSSFSFTHLLHSRYKTKSDLADYSAHPDHVSVVKQYVLPMVDDIMAVDWVPIEFSGPTGVPPGSAMRLTFLKLKENLGENEKSQVLSAVGGIKEKFPGIEQLTVGENFSPGRAKGFSLASIAVFKGVDELEALESQTELANEQKEKVKDFLDGVVVVDYAVLPTQSASL from the coding sequence ATGATGCTGGGTGTCAAAACGTCAGGAACAGCACTAGCTTGCTCTCACTTCTTATCCCCTCGCGCATTCCCTCCTACCGCCGTCACTCTTCGCCATCTCAACCCCTACTGTTCATATCGTTCAATCAAAATGTCTGCTGAGCAAATCGTCGAACATGTGGTGCTCTTCAAAGCCAAACCTGATGCTGACCCTTCAAAGCTTGCCGCCATGGTTAACAACCTCAACAGCTTGACTTCTCTCAATCAAGTCGTTCATCTCAGTTCTGGTCCCCTTATACGTGACAGATCTTCCTCTTTTTCGTTCACTCACTTACTTCATTCTCGGTACAAGACTAAGTCCGACTTGGCTGATTACTCTGCACACCCTGACCATGTAAGTGTTGTTAAGCAATACGTCTTGCCGATGGTTGATGACATCATGGCCGTTGATTGGGTCCCGATTGAATTCTCCGGTCCGACTGGTGTGCCGCCTGGTTCGGCCATGAGGCTGACGTTTCTTAAATTGAAGGAGAATTTGGGGGAAAATGAAAAATCACAAGTTTTGAGTGCGGTTGGGGGAATCAAAGAGAAATTCCCCGGGATTGAACAGTTGACTGTTGGGGAGAATTTTTCTCCGGGTAGGGCGAAAGGTTTTTCGCTTGCTTCAATTGCGGTTTTCAAGGGAGTGGATGAATTGGAAGCTTTGGAGTCACAAACAGAGCTGGCAAATGAGCAGAAAGAGAAGGTTAAGGATTTTTTGGATGGTGTTGTTGTGGTGGATTATGCTGTTCTTCCTACTCAATCAGCTAGCCTTTGA